The Antarcticibacterium flavum genome contains the following window.
TATGGTTACAGAAGAAGCACTGCCTACCTACGAATCCTGGTTAATGGATATGAAGGGGGTAGACCAGCATGGGCGCGACGGCTGGTCCAAATGGATACGCCACTGGACCGGGGAGGAAAACCGTCACGGAGACACTCTTAACAAGTACCTTTACCTTAGCGGCCGTGTGAATATGCGGGAGATTGAAAAGACTACCCAATATTTGATCAATGACGGTTTTGATATAGGTACGGGAAGAGATCCTTATAAGAATTTCGTATATACCAGTTTCCAGGAGCTGGCAACCAATATTTCCCATAAAAGAGTGGGACAGCTTGCCAAGAAGAAAGGTAATAAGATGCTGGCCAAGATGTGCAGCATTATTGCAGGTGATGAAATGAGGCACCATCTTGCTTACAGGGAATTTGTAAAGATCATTTTTGAGCATGACCCAAGTGAAATGATGTTGGCTTTTAATGATATGATGAAGAAAAAGATCGTGATGCCGGCGCAGTTCATACGCGAGAGCGGCCAGGGAATTGCAGAGGCTTTTGAGAATTTCTCCAATGCCGCGCAACGCCTGGGGGTGTACACCACTTTCGACTATATAGACATTCTTAAAAAACTTAATGATTACTGGGAAATAGATAAGTACACCTCGCTTACAGACGAGGCAGAAAAAGCCAGGGATTACCTTATGGCCCTTCCGGACAGGATGAGCAGGATAGCCAACAGGATCTCCATCCCCCAGGACCAGCACCAATTTAAATGGGTGGAGGCCAATGGGAGGATCTAGTTCTTACGTGTTAAGAATTAAGTAATATAAAATAAGATTAAAAAAGCCTGCTTAGTGATAAGTGGGTTTTTTTGGTTGTAGGTTGTAGGTTGTAGGTTGTAGGTTGTAGGTTGAAATAGAGAAAACCAGTTTAATTTTTGTTTTTTTTGAGATTAATTATTTCAAGCACGGTAGGGCGGAGTTAAACAACGAGTTTGGTGCCTTTTCCACACTTATGTTATCCTGAGAATACTTTTTTGAGCCGGCCAAGTACCTCTGGCAAGGTTAAGATATAGCCGAATGTTAGTGCT
Protein-coding sequences here:
- a CDS encoding acyl-ACP desaturase, which encodes MALDNMRLEVMQTVEKDVDSFVEKYLIPVEEIWQPTDLLPNFQKENYMDELEQIREEAKELGYDFWVVLVADMVTEEALPTYESWLMDMKGVDQHGRDGWSKWIRHWTGEENRHGDTLNKYLYLSGRVNMREIEKTTQYLINDGFDIGTGRDPYKNFVYTSFQELATNISHKRVGQLAKKKGNKMLAKMCSIIAGDEMRHHLAYREFVKIIFEHDPSEMMLAFNDMMKKKIVMPAQFIRESGQGIAEAFENFSNAAQRLGVYTTFDYIDILKKLNDYWEIDKYTSLTDEAEKARDYLMALPDRMSRIANRISIPQDQHQFKWVEANGRI